A portion of the Glycine max cultivar Williams 82 chromosome 10, Glycine_max_v4.0, whole genome shotgun sequence genome contains these proteins:
- the LOC100783998 gene encoding solute carrier family 40 member 3, chloroplastic isoform X1 translates to MAIATATLSLHFAKIPIRQTHSSSPIRHRIPSGRRLNLYYPRTSHRFACFGSKCSLTDTDVHLVHVTTDEDEAQGRGVVEPHCPVPFVKLNTDILETESLNLLAEATFVDTLLTALPVLSEEEQHALSATPAHPAGLHAFYASCLTANVVEQLWNFAWPSAIALIHPSLLPVAVMSFFTKVAIIVGGPLVGKLMDHFPRVSAYNCLTIVQAAAQLLSAAMIIRAHSVQPTSFSTLLLRPWFVILVSAGAIERLCGVALGVANERDWVVLLAGVNRPIALAQANAVLNRIDLLCEIAGAMLFGFLLSKFHPVICLKVASGLMMGLLPVTIVFNYLTNKLSTGVLDRPKPSQTCCRTFNEDSALDASSIVFKGLEAIKLGWKEYLGQPVLPASLAWVLLCFNIVLTPGSLLTAFLTQRGLHPSIIGGFSGMCALMGVAATFVSSTLVKQFGILKAGAVGLVFQALLLSMAVAVYWSGTISHQSPLLTFLFLIILSRLGHMSYDVVGAQILQTGIPSSKANLIGTTEIAVASLAESIMLGVAIIANDPSHFGCLALLSLLSVVGAAWMFCRWLLNPTDEQKNLFSYDPQF, encoded by the exons ATGGCTATTGCTACGGCCACCCTCTCTCTCCATTTCGCCAAAATTCCCATTCGTCAAACgcattcatcttctccaataCGCCATCGCATCCCTTCTGGTCGACGGTTGAATCTCTATTACCCTCGCACTTCCCAcag ATTTGCGTGTTTTGGTTCCAAGTGTTCACTGACAGACACTGATGTGCATTTGGTTCATGTTACCACGGATGAGGATGAGGCTCAGGGAAGAGGGGTGGTTGAGCCTCACTGCCCGGTGCCATTTGTTAAACTCAATACTGATATTCTCGAGACTGAGTCTTTGAACTTGCTCGCAGAAGCCACATTTGTAGATACTCTCTTGACTGCATTGCCT GTTTTGTCCGAGGAGGAGCAGCACGCCCTATCTGCTACTCCGGCTCACCCGGCTGGTTTACACG CTTTTTATGCTAGTTGCTTAACTGCAAATGTAGTGGAGCAGCTTTGGAATTTTGCTTGGCCTTCTGCCATTGCCTTGATTCATCCAAGCCTTTTGCCAGTTGCTGTAATGAGTTTCTTCACCAAAGTGGCTATAATTGTTGGCGGTCCCTTGGTTGGCAAACTTATGGACCATTTTCCAAGAGTGTCTGCATATAATTGCTTAACCATTGTTCAG GCAGCAGCTCAGTTGCTATCTGCAGCGATGATTATTCGTGCCCATTCTGTCCAACCTACTTCATTTTCTACACTGCTTCTGCGTCCCTGGTTTGTCATATTGGTTTCAGCTGGGGCTATTGAGAGGCTTTGTGGAGTAGCTTTGGGGGTTGCAAATGAGCGTGATTGGGTTGTGCTG CTGGCAGGAGTGAATAGGCCTATTGCATTAGCACAGGCAAATGCTGTTCTAAATCGAATTGATCTCCTGTGTgag ATAGCCGGGGCGATGCTGTTTGGATTCCTTCTTTCTAAATTTCATCCTGTAATCTGCTTAAAAGTTGCTTCTGGGTTAATGATGGGGCTTCTGCCTGTTACA attgttttcaattatttaacCAACAAGCTTTCCACCGGTGTTCTTGACCGACCTAAACCTTCACAAACCTGTTGCAGAACATTTAATGAAGATTCTGCATTAGATGCCAGCAGTATAG TGTTTAAAGGTCTGGAAGCCATCAAGCTCGGCTGGAAGGAGTATCTGGGTCAGCCTGTTCTCCCTGCTAGTCTTGCATGGGTGCTCCTCTGCTTTAACATTGTTCTCACGCCAGGCAGTTTGCTGACAGCATTTTTAACACAGCGTG GCTTACATCCGTCAATCATAGGAGGATTCAGTGGAATGTGTGCTTTAATGGGTGTTGCTGCAACATTTGTGTCTTCAACTCTGGTCAAGCAATTTGGCATTTTAAAG GCTGGGGCAGTTGGGTTGGTATTTCAAGCGTTACTTCTCAGCATGGCTGTTGCTGTATATTGGAGTGGAACAATTTCTCATCAGAGCCCTCTTCTTACTTTCCTATTTCTGATT ATTCTGTCACGGTTAGGACACATGTCATATGATGTTGTAGGGGCTCAGATTCTCCAGACAGGAATCCCATCATCCAAAGCAAATCTCATTGGGACGACAGAGATTGCTGTTGCTAGTTTGGCGGAGTCTATAATGCTGGGTGTTGCAATAATTGCAAACGATCCTTCtcattttggatgtttagcactGTTGTCTCTTCTATCAGTAGTTGGTGCTGCCTGGATGTTCTGTAGATGGCTGTTGAATCCAACAGATGAAcaaaaaaaccttttttcttATGATCCTCAGTTTTGA
- the LOC100783998 gene encoding solute carrier family 40 member 3, chloroplastic isoform X2, producing the protein MAIATATLSLHFAKIPIRQTHSSSPIRHRIPSGRRLNLYYPRTSHRFACFGSKCSLTDTDVHLVHVTTDEDEAQGRGVVEPHCPVPFVKLNTDILETESLNLLAEATFVLSEEEQHALSATPAHPAGLHAFYASCLTANVVEQLWNFAWPSAIALIHPSLLPVAVMSFFTKVAIIVGGPLVGKLMDHFPRVSAYNCLTIVQAAAQLLSAAMIIRAHSVQPTSFSTLLLRPWFVILVSAGAIERLCGVALGVANERDWVVLLAGVNRPIALAQANAVLNRIDLLCEIAGAMLFGFLLSKFHPVICLKVASGLMMGLLPVTIVFNYLTNKLSTGVLDRPKPSQTCCRTFNEDSALDASSIVFKGLEAIKLGWKEYLGQPVLPASLAWVLLCFNIVLTPGSLLTAFLTQRGLHPSIIGGFSGMCALMGVAATFVSSTLVKQFGILKAGAVGLVFQALLLSMAVAVYWSGTISHQSPLLTFLFLIILSRLGHMSYDVVGAQILQTGIPSSKANLIGTTEIAVASLAESIMLGVAIIANDPSHFGCLALLSLLSVVGAAWMFCRWLLNPTDEQKNLFSYDPQF; encoded by the exons ATGGCTATTGCTACGGCCACCCTCTCTCTCCATTTCGCCAAAATTCCCATTCGTCAAACgcattcatcttctccaataCGCCATCGCATCCCTTCTGGTCGACGGTTGAATCTCTATTACCCTCGCACTTCCCAcag ATTTGCGTGTTTTGGTTCCAAGTGTTCACTGACAGACACTGATGTGCATTTGGTTCATGTTACCACGGATGAGGATGAGGCTCAGGGAAGAGGGGTGGTTGAGCCTCACTGCCCGGTGCCATTTGTTAAACTCAATACTGATATTCTCGAGACTGAGTCTTTGAACTTGCTCGCAGAAGCCACATTT GTTTTGTCCGAGGAGGAGCAGCACGCCCTATCTGCTACTCCGGCTCACCCGGCTGGTTTACACG CTTTTTATGCTAGTTGCTTAACTGCAAATGTAGTGGAGCAGCTTTGGAATTTTGCTTGGCCTTCTGCCATTGCCTTGATTCATCCAAGCCTTTTGCCAGTTGCTGTAATGAGTTTCTTCACCAAAGTGGCTATAATTGTTGGCGGTCCCTTGGTTGGCAAACTTATGGACCATTTTCCAAGAGTGTCTGCATATAATTGCTTAACCATTGTTCAG GCAGCAGCTCAGTTGCTATCTGCAGCGATGATTATTCGTGCCCATTCTGTCCAACCTACTTCATTTTCTACACTGCTTCTGCGTCCCTGGTTTGTCATATTGGTTTCAGCTGGGGCTATTGAGAGGCTTTGTGGAGTAGCTTTGGGGGTTGCAAATGAGCGTGATTGGGTTGTGCTG CTGGCAGGAGTGAATAGGCCTATTGCATTAGCACAGGCAAATGCTGTTCTAAATCGAATTGATCTCCTGTGTgag ATAGCCGGGGCGATGCTGTTTGGATTCCTTCTTTCTAAATTTCATCCTGTAATCTGCTTAAAAGTTGCTTCTGGGTTAATGATGGGGCTTCTGCCTGTTACA attgttttcaattatttaacCAACAAGCTTTCCACCGGTGTTCTTGACCGACCTAAACCTTCACAAACCTGTTGCAGAACATTTAATGAAGATTCTGCATTAGATGCCAGCAGTATAG TGTTTAAAGGTCTGGAAGCCATCAAGCTCGGCTGGAAGGAGTATCTGGGTCAGCCTGTTCTCCCTGCTAGTCTTGCATGGGTGCTCCTCTGCTTTAACATTGTTCTCACGCCAGGCAGTTTGCTGACAGCATTTTTAACACAGCGTG GCTTACATCCGTCAATCATAGGAGGATTCAGTGGAATGTGTGCTTTAATGGGTGTTGCTGCAACATTTGTGTCTTCAACTCTGGTCAAGCAATTTGGCATTTTAAAG GCTGGGGCAGTTGGGTTGGTATTTCAAGCGTTACTTCTCAGCATGGCTGTTGCTGTATATTGGAGTGGAACAATTTCTCATCAGAGCCCTCTTCTTACTTTCCTATTTCTGATT ATTCTGTCACGGTTAGGACACATGTCATATGATGTTGTAGGGGCTCAGATTCTCCAGACAGGAATCCCATCATCCAAAGCAAATCTCATTGGGACGACAGAGATTGCTGTTGCTAGTTTGGCGGAGTCTATAATGCTGGGTGTTGCAATAATTGCAAACGATCCTTCtcattttggatgtttagcactGTTGTCTCTTCTATCAGTAGTTGGTGCTGCCTGGATGTTCTGTAGATGGCTGTTGAATCCAACAGATGAAcaaaaaaaccttttttcttATGATCCTCAGTTTTGA